From Kineosporia succinea, the proteins below share one genomic window:
- a CDS encoding bifunctional methylenetetrahydrofolate dehydrogenase/methenyltetrahydrofolate cyclohydrolase, which yields MTAQLLDGKAAAAAIRVELRERVTALREKGIVPGLGTVLVGEDPGSAKYVAMKHADCLEVGINSIREDLPADATQEDVEAAVRRLNDDPACTGYIVQLPLPKGLDSDRVLELIDPSKDADGLHPTNLGKLVLNVNAPMTSPIPCTPHGIVDLLLRNDIDLKGKEVCVVGRGVTVGRPLGLLLTRRELNATVTLVHTGTRDIAEHVRRADVVVAAAGVANMITADMVKPGAIVLDVGVSRGVTDPVTGKTKLAGDVALDVCEVASWVAPNPGGVGPMTRAMLLANVVEAAERR from the coding sequence GTGACCGCGCAGCTTCTCGACGGCAAGGCCGCCGCGGCGGCGATCCGGGTCGAGCTTCGTGAACGGGTCACCGCCCTGCGCGAGAAGGGCATCGTTCCCGGCCTGGGCACGGTTCTCGTCGGTGAAGACCCGGGCAGCGCCAAGTACGTGGCGATGAAGCACGCGGACTGCCTCGAGGTCGGCATCAACAGCATCCGCGAGGATCTGCCCGCCGACGCGACGCAGGAAGACGTGGAGGCCGCGGTGCGGCGGCTGAACGACGACCCGGCCTGCACCGGTTACATCGTTCAGCTGCCGCTGCCGAAAGGCCTTGACTCCGATCGGGTTCTGGAGCTGATCGACCCGTCGAAGGATGCGGACGGTCTGCACCCGACCAACCTCGGCAAGCTGGTGCTCAACGTGAATGCGCCGATGACCTCGCCGATTCCGTGCACCCCGCACGGCATCGTCGACCTGTTGCTGCGCAACGACATCGACCTCAAGGGCAAGGAGGTCTGTGTGGTCGGCCGCGGCGTCACCGTCGGTCGTCCGCTGGGTCTGCTGCTCACCCGGCGCGAGCTCAACGCCACGGTCACGCTGGTGCACACCGGCACCCGTGACATCGCCGAGCACGTGCGCCGGGCCGACGTGGTCGTCGCGGCGGCCGGGGTCGCCAACATGATCACGGCCGACATGGTCAAGCCGGGTGCGATCGTGCTGGATGTCGGCGTCAGTCGCGGGGTCACCGACCCGGTCACCGGAAAGACCAAGCTGGCGGGCGATGTCGCGCTCGACGTGTGTGAGGTCGCCTCCTGGGTCGCGCCCAACCCCGGTGGGGTCGGGCCGATGACCCGGGCGATGCTGCTGGCCAACGTGGTCGAGGCCGCCGAACGTCGGTAG
- the glyA gene encoding serine hydroxymethyltransferase yields the protein MTSDAASTSRAITNESLADADPELAAVLRNELGRQRNTLEMIASENFAPRSVLEAQGSVLTNKYAEGYPGKRYYGGCEFVDVAEELALSRVKSLFGAAYANVQPHSGAQANAAAMHALIRPGDTILGLELAHGGHLTHGMKINYSGRLYNVAAYGVDPETFLIDMDVVRQKALEHKPKLIIAGWSAYPRQLDFAAFRSIADEVGAYLMVDMAHFAGLVAAGLHPNPVPHAHVTTSTTHKTLAGPRGGIILAGDEENAKKFQSAVFPGQQGGPLMHVIAGKAAAFKVAHSDAFKDRQERTLRGAKILAERLTSADAVKAGVSVLTGGTDVHLVLVDLRESQLDGQQAEDRLHEIGVTVNRNAVPFDPRPPMVTSGLRIGTPALATRGFGDEQFTEVADVIAQALQPSADIESLRKRVEKLAGDFPLYEGLETW from the coding sequence ATGACGTCTGACGCCGCCTCCACCAGTCGCGCGATCACCAACGAGTCCCTGGCCGACGCCGACCCCGAGCTCGCCGCCGTTCTCCGCAACGAGCTGGGCCGCCAGCGCAACACGCTCGAGATGATCGCCAGCGAGAACTTCGCGCCCCGCTCCGTGCTCGAGGCGCAGGGCTCGGTGCTGACCAACAAGTACGCCGAGGGTTACCCGGGCAAGCGGTACTACGGTGGTTGCGAGTTCGTCGACGTCGCCGAGGAACTCGCCCTCAGCCGCGTGAAGAGCCTGTTCGGCGCCGCGTACGCCAACGTCCAGCCGCACTCCGGCGCGCAGGCCAACGCCGCCGCCATGCACGCCCTGATCCGTCCGGGTGACACCATCCTCGGCCTCGAACTGGCCCACGGTGGCCACCTCACGCACGGCATGAAGATCAACTACAGCGGCCGTCTCTACAACGTGGCCGCCTACGGCGTCGACCCCGAGACGTTCCTGATCGACATGGACGTCGTGCGCCAGAAGGCCCTCGAGCACAAGCCGAAGCTGATCATCGCCGGCTGGTCGGCGTACCCGCGTCAGCTCGACTTCGCGGCCTTCCGCAGCATCGCCGACGAGGTCGGCGCCTACCTGATGGTCGACATGGCGCACTTCGCCGGCCTGGTCGCCGCCGGTCTGCACCCGAACCCGGTGCCCCACGCCCATGTCACCACCAGCACCACGCACAAGACGCTGGCCGGTCCGCGCGGTGGCATCATCCTCGCGGGCGACGAGGAGAACGCGAAGAAGTTCCAGTCCGCGGTCTTCCCGGGCCAGCAGGGTGGCCCGCTCATGCACGTGATCGCCGGTAAGGCGGCCGCGTTCAAGGTCGCCCACTCCGACGCGTTCAAGGACCGTCAGGAGCGCACGCTGCGCGGCGCCAAGATCCTGGCCGAGCGTCTCACCTCGGCCGACGCCGTGAAGGCCGGCGTCTCCGTGCTCACCGGGGGCACCGACGTCCACCTGGTGCTCGTCGACCTGCGCGAGTCGCAGCTCGACGGTCAGCAGGCCGAAGACCGTCTGCACGAGATCGGTGTCACCGTGAACCGCAACGCGGTTCCGTTCGACCCGCGTCCGCCGATGGTCACCTCCGGTCTGCGCATCGGCACGCCCGCGCTGGCCACCCGGGGCTTCGGTGACGAGCAGTTCACCGAGGTCGCCGACGTGATCGCGCAGGCCCTGCAGCCCAGCGCCGACATCGAGTCGCTGCGCAAGCGGGTCGAGAAGCTGGCCGGCGACTTCCCGCTGTACGAGGGCCTGGAGACCTGGTGA